GCGGCTGCCCAGTATGGAGTTCCGGTGCTCGAGCACGATATCCAAGACAACGCCACCAACGCCACTCGGTTCCTGGTCCTGGGACGGCAGTGTAGTCCGCCCACGGGCCAAGACCGCACCAGCATCATGTTCAGCATCCAACATAAAGTGGGTGCTCTCTACTCCGCTCTCTCCCCCTTCCGCCGCTACCGCTTGAACATGACCAAGATCGAGTCGAGGCCTAGCAAACGAAAAGCCTGGGAATACTTTTTCTTTGTAGACTGCGACGGCCACCAAGAGGATCGAAAAGTGGCTAGTGCTCTCGCCCAACTCAACGAACATTGCAATTTTGTGAAAGTCCTGGGCTCCTACCCCAATGGAGACACCACCACCTAATCGCAATGTCCCCGCCGGGGGGCAACGGCTGGCGTCAATCGATGCCTACCGCGGGTTCGTCATGTTTCTAATGATGGCCGAGGCTCTCTCCTTTGGGAAAGTCGCCGCGAATCTTCCCGACAGCGGTTTCTGGCGCTTTCTGGATCACCAGCAAAGCCATGTGGAGTGGGTAGGCTGCGTGCTACATGACCTGATCCAACCTTCGTTCTCCTTCCTGGTCGGGACCGCCATGGCTTTTTCCATCGCCAGCCGTCAGGCGCGCGGCCAGACGGGATGGCAGATGTTCCGTCACGCCCTCGGTCGTTCCCTCGGCCTGGTCTTCCTTGGGGTTTTTCTGCGTTCCACCGGACACAAACAAACTTACTTCACCTTCGAGGACACCCTGTCGCAAATCGGGCTAGGCTACACTTTCCTCTTCCTAATCGGAACCCGCTCACCCCGGTTCCAGTGGAGTAGTTTGGTCGTACTGCTCTGCGGGTATTGGCTCTGCTTTGCCCTCTACCCACTGCCCGGAGCGAACTTTGATTGGAGCCAGACCGGCGTTAGCCCAGATTGGGCCCACAACCTTCAGGGGTTCGCCGCTCACTGGAACAAAAACACCAATGCGGCCTGGGCGTTCGACCGATGGTTCTTGAACCTGTTTTCCCGCGAGACTCCCTTCCTGTTCAATGGCGGTGGCTACTCCACCCTCAGTTTCATTCCTACCCTGGGCACCATGGTGCTGGGACTAATCGCAGGTGGATGGCTGCGCCAATTGACCTCCCCGAAAGACCGACTCCGAAATCTGGCCATCGCAGGGGTCGCGGGCTTGCTCCTAGGAAGCGTGTTGGATCAGACGGGCCTCTGTCCTAACGTAAAACGCATTTGGACGCCGGGATGGACCTTGTTCAGCGGGGGATGGTGTTTTCTCTTGCTGGCCGGGTTCTATGCACTCGTGGATGTTCAGGGCCGGAAATCATGGGCTTTCCCTCTCACGGTCATCGGAATGAACTCGATCGCAGCTTACTGCATGGATCATCTCTTCGGCGGGTTCTTGCGTCGCTCGCTCGAGATCCATCTGAGCCCCAAGCTCTTCAGCCTCTTTGGCACACCCTACATCCCACTGATCAAGGGAACGCTGCTCCTCGCCTGCCTCTGGCTTATCCTGTGGTGGATGTATCGCCGAAAAATTTTCCTGAAACTCTGAGACTGCCCGGCTGAACGGTCTCGAAACCCACCGTTTTCCTCTGATTTAACTTAGAAAGTCCCGGACGATCAGGGTTCGCGGAGATTCAAAAATCAGGACTTGCAATCGGGCCTGATTCACTTAAGTTAACGCCCTGCTTTGCAGCTTGGAAGCGAGCGTAGCTCAGTCTGGTAGAGCGTCACCTTGCCAAGGTGAATGTCGAGGGTTCGAATCCCTTCGCTCGCTCCATTTTTTGCTCTGCAGCCCCCTCCGTTGGT
The nucleotide sequence above comes from Verrucomicrobiales bacterium. Encoded proteins:
- a CDS encoding DUF5009 domain-containing protein, with product METPPPNRNVPAGGQRLASIDAYRGFVMFLMMAEALSFGKVAANLPDSGFWRFLDHQQSHVEWVGCVLHDLIQPSFSFLVGTAMAFSIASRQARGQTGWQMFRHALGRSLGLVFLGVFLRSTGHKQTYFTFEDTLSQIGLGYTFLFLIGTRSPRFQWSSLVVLLCGYWLCFALYPLPGANFDWSQTGVSPDWAHNLQGFAAHWNKNTNAAWAFDRWFLNLFSRETPFLFNGGGYSTLSFIPTLGTMVLGLIAGGWLRQLTSPKDRLRNLAIAGVAGLLLGSVLDQTGLCPNVKRIWTPGWTLFSGGWCFLLLAGFYALVDVQGRKSWAFPLTVIGMNSIAAYCMDHLFGGFLRRSLEIHLSPKLFSLFGTPYIPLIKGTLLLACLWLILWWMYRRKIFLKL